The Paraburkholderia caffeinilytica genome segment TTGGCCGCCCAATAGGCGTCGATCGTGCCGACGTCGCGCCAGTAAGGCTCCACGCTCGGGTCCGACGACACGCACGACATGCTGAACGGATGCGCGATCGCCGAGCCTTGTGTGACGACGCGCGGCAGGATGTCCTTGCCGAAGTCGTGATCGGTATCGGCGCTGGAGATGTTCTCTTCGAGCAGCGAATACAGGTAATCGGCGCTGAACACGTAGATGCCCATGCTGGCGAGCGCCGAATCCGGGCGGCCCGGCATGGCGGGCGGATCGGCGGGTTTCTCGACGAAACCGGTCACGCGCCGGTTTTCATCGACGGCCATCACGCCGAAGGCCACGGCGTCCATGCGCGGCACTTCGATGCAGCCGACCGTGCAATCCGCGCCGCTTTCCGCGTGATCCGCGATCATGCGCGTGTAGTCCATCTTGTAGATGTGGTCGCCCGCCAGCACCACCACGTATTTCGGCCGGATCGAGCGGATGATGTCGAGATTCTGGAACACGGCGTCCGCGGTGCCGCGGTACCAGTGGGCGCCTTCCACACGCTGCTGCGCCGGCCACAGATCGATGAATTCGCCGAATTCGCCGCGCAGAAAGCCCCAGCCGCGCTGCAGGTGGCGCAATAGCGAGTGCGCCTTGTATTGCGTGACCACCGCGATGCGGCGGATGCCGGAGTTCAGGCAATTGGAGAGCGCGAAGTCGATGATCCGATACTTGCCGCCGAAGTGCACCGCCGGTTTGACGCGCTTGTTGGTGAGCGGCCCGAGCCGCGTGCCCCGTCCGCCCGCGAGGACGATGGCGAGGGTGGTGCGTTGCAGATCGTTCAGCCGTGCCGGAGTTTCCATTTGTGTCTCCTTTGTTGACCGGAGCTGGCGCTTCAGCGTCGGCCAGAGTTGGTGCTTACTCTGGTCCCATGCGAAGCACTTGCTCCAGTCCCATGCAAGATAGTTGCTGATTGGTATACCCCGGATGGTCTTGTGCTTTCGATCCGCACTATTGATTCGTGCTGCCAGGCGGCTTTTGTCGTCGCGAGCCCGTCTGCTAGTTCTAGCACCGATTTGCCGCGGGCGAATAGTGTGAATTGTGCGGATGCCGCTTGCTCAGCCGCCTTGCGAACGATCGACCCTTGCAGCGGACGCATCCGTGCGCCACGACACACAGGGCGTCAGGCGAACTGCCGCAATATGCGTGCCACACCGCCCGGCGCCGCCATGGGCCTGCGCGGCCGGCAGCAGAGTCCGGCGGCGCATCGTAGAATCGTCCGCTCCGAACGGGGTGCAGGCGTTGGCTTGCCGGCGCCCGCGGCCTGAGTGCTTCACGCTGATTTCCCTTTGCACGAAACGATCGATGAATTGTCGCCGCCTGTCTTTGTTCGCCATCTTGAGCGCCTGCGCGCTGGCCGTTGCGACCGGTGCTTCCGCCGCCACGCCGGTCGGCGCGGCCGTGGCGGGTAGTTCGGTTGGTTCGGGTCTTTCGGGTCTTGCCGCCAGCCAGCCCGGTTCCGGGGCCGCCGGCAGCGCGCCGGCGGCAGCCGTCGACAACGGCGGTCCGGCGTACGGCCCCGAGTTGCAGGGCTTCAACTATCCGGCGCCTGTCGAGCAATACGACTTCACTTCACAAGGCGTGGCGCTGCACATGGCGTACATGGATATCAAGCCGGAGCACGCGAACGGCCGCACGGCCGTATTGCTGCACGGCAAGAACTTCTGTGCGGCGACGTGGGATGCGACCATTCATCGTCTGAGCGACGCCGGCTATCGGGTGATCGCGCCGGATCAGATCGGTTTTTGTAAATCGAGCAAGCCGGAGCACTATCAGTACAGCTTTCAGCAACTGGCGCGCAACACGCATGCGCTGCTCGAATCGCTCGGCGTGACCGATGCGACAGTCATCGGCCATTCGACCGGCGGGATGCTCGCGATACGCTATGCGCTGATGTATCCGCATGAAACGCAGCAACTGGTGCTGGTCAATCCGATTGGACTCGAGGACTGGAAGGCGAAGGGGGTGCCGTCGCTATCGGTCGACCAATGGTATGAGCGCGAGCTGAAGACGACGGCGGACGGCATTCGCCGCTACGAACAGGCGACTTATTACGCGGGCCCGTGGCGCGCCGACTATGAGCCGTGGGTGCAGATGCTGGCGGGGATGTACCGCGGCCCGGGCAAGCAGATCGTGGCGTGGAATTCCGCGTTGCTGTACGACATGATCTACACGCAGCCGGTCGTGTACGAGCTGGGCCACCTGAGCATGCCCACGCTGCTGCTGATCGGCCAGAAGGACACGACCGCGATCGGCAAGGACGCGGCGCCGCCCGAGGTGCGCGCGAAAATCGGCCACTACCCCGAACTGGGCAGGGCCGCCGCGAAGGCAATTCCACACGCGACGCTCGTCGAATTCGCCGACTTGGGGCATGCGCCGCAGATGCAGGATCCGCAGGCGTTTCATCGGGCGC includes the following:
- a CDS encoding alpha/beta fold hydrolase — its product is MNCRRLSLFAILSACALAVATGASAATPVGAAVAGSSVGSGLSGLAASQPGSGAAGSAPAAAVDNGGPAYGPELQGFNYPAPVEQYDFTSQGVALHMAYMDIKPEHANGRTAVLLHGKNFCAATWDATIHRLSDAGYRVIAPDQIGFCKSSKPEHYQYSFQQLARNTHALLESLGVTDATVIGHSTGGMLAIRYALMYPHETQQLVLVNPIGLEDWKAKGVPSLSVDQWYERELKTTADGIRRYEQATYYAGPWRADYEPWVQMLAGMYRGPGKQIVAWNSALLYDMIYTQPVVYELGHLSMPTLLLIGQKDTTAIGKDAAPPEVRAKIGHYPELGRAAAKAIPHATLVEFADLGHAPQMQDPQAFHRALLDGLAAVPANR
- the glgC gene encoding glucose-1-phosphate adenylyltransferase: METPARLNDLQRTTLAIVLAGGRGTRLGPLTNKRVKPAVHFGGKYRIIDFALSNCLNSGIRRIAVVTQYKAHSLLRHLQRGWGFLRGEFGEFIDLWPAQQRVEGAHWYRGTADAVFQNLDIIRSIRPKYVVVLAGDHIYKMDYTRMIADHAESGADCTVGCIEVPRMDAVAFGVMAVDENRRVTGFVEKPADPPAMPGRPDSALASMGIYVFSADYLYSLLEENISSADTDHDFGKDILPRVVTQGSAIAHPFSMSCVSSDPSVEPYWRDVGTIDAYWAANLDLASTIPTLDLYDRNWPIWTYQEQLPPAKFVRDMKGLQGTGNNLIVCGGCVISGSQISRSVLSSNVKVSSFCNINEAVLLPQVTVGASCRLQKVVIDRGCAIPDGTVIGEDPAADAERFYRTDDGVVLVTPEALRQKGT